TTCTCCCGCATTCGAGTTGGGAAGCGACGGCACGAGGTCGCGTCCGTAGAAGAAGCCCGTCACGAACCCTTTCTGCCCGCAATCATTGGCCGCGACGAGCGCGTTGACCTTGGGCGTGAGGAAGACCAGCACCTTGCCGTTCTTGTCGATGTCCGACTCCGGGCCAAACGACTCGACCACCGTGTGATACAGCTCGCGGTCAAACAGCCGCCCAAGCTGCTCGATCTCCGCGGTCGTATACGCCTGGTACGCCTCGGTGTCGAGGTAGATGCCGAGATGCTCCCCCACCCAGCGCAACTGTCCCATCACCGTCGTGAACTGATCGCCTTCGAGGGACGTGATCACCTTGAAGTTCCGCGTGCTGCCGACCGTGAGGGCGAGCATCGGCGGCTGGTACGGTTCCCCACCGCGCGCCAGCGGGGCGAGACGGCGTTCCTCGTCGCGCAGGCGCGCGTCGAGCAGCTCCTGGGCCAGCGGCCGCGCCAACGCGCCAACCCTCGCATCGGTGCCGCCGCCCAGCAGCGACGCGATCGTCACGCCGCCGGCCGTCACACGCGCAACGGTCGCGACGGGCGTCGCCCCGTGCGTCGCGAGCTGCGGGACTAGCACATACTCGGCCCCATCATCGGTTGCGAGCGCCGCGCAGGTCGAAAGCTCGCCGGCGCCAATCACCGTGGCCGCGTACCGCGCCAGCGTCAGCGCCCGCCGGCGCGGCGTGTAGGTGATCGTGCGCGCGGCCGTCCACGCCGAACCGGTGAGGATCCGCACCTCGACGTTGCCACTCGGCAGGCAGTCGGGCACGACCACGCGCAAGAGCGTCGCCGAGCCGCTCACCGCGCTCGCGCGCGCATTGCCAAAGGCCACGGTGGTTCCGGCTCCGCCCAGTGCGCTCCCCGCGATGGCGAGCGTGTCACCGGGCCCCACGGCCAGCGGGAGCACGCCGCTGATGGACGCGCCGCCACTCGCCGTCGCGGTCAGGGTGACCGCGCGATCGGGCGCGCCCAGCGGCAGGGCCTGAACCTCCACGGCGCCGGCGCTCGCCCCCAGCCGCAACTCGGCCACGGCGCGCCCGTTGTCGTCCGTCACCGCGATCGAGTCCAGTATGACAGCGCCGTCGTTGCGCGCCGACGTGACGCGGAAGATGATCACCGCCGCCTTCACCGGGGTCCCAGAAACGTCCCGTACCTCGACCGCCAGTGGCACCGGCAGGACGCTCCCAGCCGGCGCGACCTGCTGGTCACCGGCGACGACACGCAGCGAATAGGAACGCCCGACCGCGAGAACACGATCGTGCGAACACCCCACCGCAAGCGCCAAGGCCACGAAAGCGGCCACCCGAACTCGCGTGTGCCCGACTAAATCCTTGATTGACAAGCGATTACACGCTCCGCAATAGTCCCAGAATTGCTTTGACGCCACGGTGTGCTGGCGCTATCCTTATGAATTCTATGTCGTTCGTCCACTTGCACTGCCATTCCGAGTTCTCTCTGCTCGACGGAGCGAACCGGATTGACGACCTGATCGAGCGCGCGCTCGAGTTCGAGCAGCCCGCGCTCGCCATCACCGATCACGGTAACCTGCACGCCGCGTGGGAGTTCCAGGAGAAGGCCCGAAAGGCCAGTCTCCGCCCCATCATCGGCATGGAGGCTTACGTGGCGTCGGGCGATCGGCGCGCGCGCACCCGCGGCGGTCCCGGCGAACGCAACTACTACCACCTCATCCTCCTCGCGCAGAACCTCACCGGCTACCGCAATCTGGTGAAGCTGTCCTCGCTGGCCTACACCGAGGGGTTCTACGGCAAGCCGCGTGTCGATCGCGAGATCCTCGCCAAGTATAACGAGGGGATCATCGTCTCCTCGGCCTGCATGGCCGGCGAGATCGCGACGCACCTCCTCGCCGACCGCGCCGACGAGGCGCGCCACGCCGCCGAGTGGTACGCCGACGTCTTCAAGGACCGGTACTACCTCGAGGTGCAGGCGCACAACTCGGGTGAGCAGAAACGGCTCAACGAACGCGTGCTCGCCCTCGCCGGCACGCTGAACCTTCCGGTGGTCGCCACCAACGACGCGCATTTCCTGCGCGCCGAGGACCACGACGCGCACGACATCCTGCTCTGCATCGGCCTCAAGAAGGACCGCACCGACGCCGACCGGATGCGCTATGACCGCGGGCTCTATTTCAAGAGCGCGCCCGAGGTGCAGGAGTTCTTCCCCGGGCGCCCCGACGTGCTGGAGAACACGCTCGCCGTCGCCGATCAGGTGGACGTGCAGTTCGGCAAGAAGTACCACGTGCCGTCCTTCCCGCTCCCCAAGGGCGTGAAGACCGAGAACGAGCTGCTGGTGCGGCTGGCCGCGGCGGGAATCACGGAGCGCTACGGCAACCCGGTGCCGAGCCCGGTGAAGGAGCGGCTCGACTACGAGCTCGACGTCATCACCACGACGGGCTATGCGGGCTACTTCCTGATCGTCGCCGACTTCATCAAGGCGGCGCGCGACCGGGGCATTCCCGTCGGGCCGGGACGCGGCTCGGCCGCCGGGTCCATCGTCGCCTACGCCCTCCGCATCACCGACGTCTGTCCGCTCAAGTACGACCTCCTCTTCGAGCGCTTCCTCAATCCGGAACGCGTCTCGATGCCCGACATCGACGTGGACTTCTGCGAAGAGCGGCGCGGCGAGGTCATCGAGTACGTGCGCGAAAAGTACGGCCGCGACTCCGTGGGGCAGATCATCACCTTCGGGACGCTCAAGTCGCGCGCCGCCATCAAGGACGTCGGCCGTGTGCTCGGCTTCACCCCGGGTGAGACCGATGCGATCGCCAAGCTGATCCCCAACGCGCCCAACTATTCGCTGACCGTCAAGGAAGCCATCACCAAGGTTCCCGAGGTCCACAAGCTCTACGAGCAGGACGAGCGCCACCAGCAGCTGTTCGATTTCGCGATCGCTCTCGAAGGCCTGTCGCGCCACGCCGGCATCCACGCCGCCGGCATCGTCATCGCGCCGGGTCCGCTCGACGAGTACGTGCCGGTCTGCACCCAGGAGTCCAAGGGCTCCGGCGCCGGCGCCGACGATCGCGTCGTCGTCACGCAGTACGACATGAACATGCTCGAGAAGGCCGGGATGCTGAAGATGGACTTCCTCGGCCTCACCACGCTCACCGTCATCCACGACGCCCTCGCCGCCATCAAGGCGCGCCATGGCACGGTCATCGACCTCGACGCCATCCCGTACGACGACGACGCCACCTACCGCATGCTGCGCGCGGGCCGCACCGCCGGCGTCTTCCAGTTCGAATCGCCGCTCGCTACCGACATGGTGCGCGCCATGCGCGCCGACCGGTTCGACGACCTCGTCGCCTCCAACGCGCTGCTCCGCCCCGGTCCGCTCGACGCGGGGATGCACAAGGTCTACTGCCGCCGCAAGAAGGGCGAGGAGCCCGTCTCGTACGCCCTGCCCGAGCTCGAGGAGATCCTCGCCCCCACATACGGCGTCATCACCTACCAGGAACAGGTGATGCGCATCGCGCAGCGGCTGGCCGGCATTTCGCTCGCCGAAGCCGACGTGCTGCGCAAGGCGGTGGGCAAGAAGGACGCCGAGCTCATCCGGAAGGAGATCGGCAAGTTCGTCGAGAAGTCGCTCGCGCGCGGGTACGACAAGCGCATCATCGACGACCTCGCCGGGCAGATCGAGACCTTCGGCCGCTACGGCTTCAACAAGTCGCACTCGGTCGCCTACTCCGTCCTGTCCTACCAGACGGCGTATCTCAAGGCGCACTTCCCCGAAGAGTTCATGGCGTCGCTGCTCTCCATGTGCATCGGCGACACCGACTCGGTGGTGAAGTACATCAATGAGGCCCGCGACCTCGGCCTCCAGATCCTGCCGCCCGACGTCAACGAGTCGGGCTACAAGTTCACGGTGGTCGGCGACAAGCGCATTCGCTTCGGTCTTGGCGCGGTGCGCAACGTCGGCCGCTCGGCCATTGACTCGATCATCGCGGCGCGCAGGGAACACCCCATCACCACGCTCTACGAGCTGTGCGAGCGCGTGGACCTGCGCACCTGCAACAAGCGCGTCTTCGAGGCGCTGATCTTTGCGGGGGCCCTCGACGGCCTCGGGCACCGCGCGCAGCTCGCTGCGGCGCTCGACGGCGCCATGCAGTCGGCGTCGCTGGTCCAGCACGAACGGACGTCGGGACAGGGATCGCTCTTTGGCGACAACGGTGGCGCCACCGCCGACTCCAAGCAGCAGATCGCCCCGACCCTGCCGACGATCAAGCCGCTCTCCGAGAGCGAGCGCCTGCAGCGCGAAAAGGAGATCCTTGGGTTCTACATCTCGGGCCACCCGCTGGAACCGTTCCGCGCCGAGGTGGAGCTGCTCGCCTCCCACACGGTGTCGGCACTCGGCCAGTGGACCGATGCGCCCGTCGCCATTGGTTGCGTCGTCACCGCCATTCGGCGGCAGGTGAGCAAGAAGTCGGGCGCTGAGTTCGCCCGCCTCGTGGTGGAGGACTTCTCGGGGGCGGGTGAGGTCCTCGTTTTCCCCGAGGCTTGGGCCGCCCTTGGCGAGCGGGTTCAGACGGACGTGCCGGTCCTCCTCAAGGGGAGCTATTCCCGCCGGGACCAAGGGGTGGACAACCCGACGTTTATCGTCGAGAGCGTCACCCGCCTCGCCGAACTGCGGACGACGGGCCAGATTGCGGTAGCCATCGAACTGGCCGCCGGCAGCGACCTGGCTGGCGCGGTGATGAAGGACGTGCGGGCCGTGGCCGAGTCGCATCCGGGCGCGGCGCCGCTGGAATTGCATTGGCGGGGAGCGGATGGCGCGACGACGCGGTTCCGGTCGTCGTCGCTGCACGTCTCCACGGCCGGTGCGTCGCTGCTGGAACTTCGTGCGCTCCTCGGTGAGGAGCGTGTGCGCCTGGTGCGCGGGAGCTGACATGGGCAGTTCAGCGCTGGAATTCGAGAAGCCGATCCTCGAGCTGGAGCGACAGATCGAGGAGATGCGCCGCAGCTCCACGGAGCAGAGCATCAACATCACCGCGGAGCTGGCGCCCCTCGAGCACAAGCTTTCCGAGCTGCGGCGCGAGGTCTACCGCAACCTGGCGCCGGTCCAGAAGGTGATGGTCGCGCGCAACTCGCGCCGGCCGTTCACCCTCGACTACCTGAAGCTCTGCTTCACCGATTTCATCGAACTGCACGGCGATCGCGCCTTCCGCGACGACGCCGCCATCGTCGGCGGCTGGGCGCGGCTCGAGGGCGAGACGGTCATGATCATCGGCCACCAGCGCGGCCGCGACACCAAGGAGAACATCCACCGCAACTTCGGCATGCCCCATCCCGAGGGGTATCGCAAGGCGCTGCGCCTGATGCGGCTTGCCGAGAAGTTCCACGTGCCGGTGCTGACCTTCATCGACACGCCGGGCGCCTGGGCCGGACTCGGCGCCGAGGAGCGCGGCCAGAGCGAAGCCATCGCGCGCAACCTGTTCGTGATGTCGGAACTGCAGGTGCCCATCATCGCCACGGTGATCGGCGAGGGCGGGTCCGGCGGCGCGCTCGCGCTTGGCGTCGCCGATCGCATCCTGATGTTCGAGCATTCGGTCTACTCGGTGATCACCGTCGAAGGGTGCGCCGCCATTCTCTGGAAGGACGGCAAGAGTCCGGAGATGCGGGAGCGGGCGGCCAGCGCCCTGCGCATCACCGCGCCGGAACTCCTGGAGCTCGGCGTGATCGACGAGATCCTCCCCGAACCGGAGGGCGGCGCGCACGCCGACCACGCCGCAGCCGCCGCGACGCTCAAGGAACGCCTCCTCGAGAATCTCGAGGAGCTTCGCAAGCTCAAGCCGGAGAAGCTCGTCCGCCGCCGGCGCGAGAAGTTCATGAAGATGGGCCAGTTCGAGGAGTAGGGTGGAGCACCTGATCGAAGTCGCCTTCAAGGGCAATCGCCGCGAGTTCTTCCGCTGGGCGTTCGAGGCGCCGCCGCCGGTCAGGGCGGCGATCATCGTCGACGTGGAGCGCGGCGAGGACCTCGGCCGCGTGCATGCCACCGGCGAGCTCGCGGAGCGCCGCAAGACGGGGACGACGCACGGGAAGGAGCAGCGCGAACCGCTGCGCGCCGCCCTGCGCCTCGCCACGGCGGATGATATTGCGCGCGCTGATGTACTGCGCGCCGACGACGAGAGCGCGCGGCGTTTCGCCGTGCAGAAGGCGCGCGCGCTGAACCTGCAGATGAAGATCTCGGATGCGGAGTGGCAGTGGGACCGCCGCCGCCTGACCTTCTACTTCACGGCGGAGGAGCGGGTCGATTTCCGCACGCTGGTGCGCCAGCTTGAGGCCCACTTCGGCGTCCGCGTCCAGATGTGGCACATCGGGCCTCGCGACGAGGCCAAGCGCCTCGATGGCGTTGGCCACTGCGGGCGGCAGCTCTGCTCCGCCTCCTGGCTCCCCGAACTGCTCCCGGTGAAGACGTCGCTGGCCAAGGAACAGCGGCTGTCCACCATCACGCCGACGCAGATCTCCGGCGCCTGCGGCCGCCTGATGTGCTGCCTGCGCTACGAGCACGAGTTCTACGTGCAGGCGCGCAAGCGCTTCCCCAAGCAGGGGAAGATCGTGCAGACGCTGCAGGGCGAGGAGAAGGTGGATGCCACCGACATCTTCCGCGACCTCGTGACGCTGCGCAATCCCGCCGGTGACGTGCGCGTCATTCCGCTCGCCCAGTTCAAGCGCGAACTCGCCGGGGAGCCCGTGTCGATGGAGGACATGGAACCGGAGTCGGAAGACGAGTCATCGGACGACCGCGAGTCGCTGGAAGGCGCCGTGACGCTGCAGCGCGCCGCTGAGCGCCCGACACGTCCCGCCGCCCGGCCCGAGTCGCGCCGGGAGGCGCAGCGTCCGACCGCGCCGTCACCGACGCGTTTCGATGGACGCGGCGATCGGCGCACACCGTCCGGCGGTGAAGGCGACCCGCGCAGTGCGCGTCCCGAGCCGCCGCGCGCCGATGCCACGCGCGCTGATGCCGCGCGCCCGGACGCCGCACGCCCTGATGCCTCGCGACGCGACGTGAATCGCCAGACTCCGGCGCGCCAGGAGCCAGGCCAGTCTGGGTCTGCACCAATGACGGGCGCACCGGCGGGAGATCGTCCCGCAACCGGCGCGCCACTCGACGCGGCCTCCCAGGACGCCGCGCAGGACGCCGACCAGCGCCGTGGACGCCGCCGCCGCGGCCGCCGCGGCGGTCGCCGCCATCGCGGTGACCGCAACCCGGGCACTCCGGGTGGCAATGACCACAACGGCGGCGCTGACGACGCGCCGTCGTCGAACCCGAACGACTGACCAGTGCCCCGCTTCTTCCTGACCACCGCCATCGACTACGCCAACGGCGAGCCCCACCTGGGGCATGCCCTGGAAAAGGTCGGCGCCGATGCCATCGCGCGCTTTCACCGGCAGCTCGGCTATGACGTCCACTTCCTCATCGGCATGGACGAGCATGGCCAGAAGGTCGCGCAGACCGCCGAGAAGCAGGGCGTGCCGCCGCAGCAGTTCGTGGACGACATTGCCGCCCTGTTCCAGGCGATGTGGGCGCAGCTGGGGGTGCGGTACGATCAGTTCATTCGCACCACGTCGCCCGCGCACAAGGCCGGCGTCACGAAACTGATCGAGCAGATCTTCGCCGCCGACGCGTCGCTCCCCGCGGACAGGCGCAACTTCTACGAGCGGTCCTATACCGGGCTGTACTGCGTCGGCTGCGAGAGCTTCAAGCAGCCAGCGGACATCGTGGACGGCAAGTGCGCCACGCATCCCACGCGCACGCTGGAGGAAGTCACCGAGCACAACTGGTTCTTCCGGCTCTCCGCGTACACCGGACGCCTGCAGCAGCTGTTCGCGGAGAATCCGTCGTTTCTCGAGCCGGAAAGCCGCCGCAATGAAATCCTGCAGCTGCTCGAGCAGGGGCTCGACGACATATCGGCCAGCCGTTCTCGCTTCGACTGGGGCGTTCCGTTCCCCCGTCCGCTCTCCAACGGCGACGTGCAAACCACGTATGTCTGGTTCGACGCGCTCCCCAACTACTGGACGGCGCGCTTCTTCCCGGGCTTCGAGCAGAAGGCGGCGTGGCCGGCCCACCTGCACGTGATCGGCAAGGACATCACGCGGTTCCACACCGTCATCTGGCCGGCCATGCTGATGGCGGCGGGCGAGACACTGCCCGCGCAGGTCTGGGCGCACGGGTTCATCTCGCTCGGCGGCGAGCGTTTCTCCAAGTCGGCCGGCGTCAAGCTCACGCTGGGCGAGGCCATCGACCGGTACGGCGTGGATGCGTTCCGGTATTACCTGCTGCGCGATGTCCCGTATGACGGCGACGGCTCGTTCTCGTGGGAGCGCTTCGAGGAGGTCTACAACAGCGACCTGGCGAACACGCTCGGCAACCTCGGCAGCCGCTCGATCGCGATGGTCGAGAAGTACCGCGGCGGGGTCGTCCCGTCGGTCGCGCCGGATGCGGAGCTGTTCGCGGCGCACGACGCGTCGCTCGCGCAGGCGCGCGCCGCCGTCGACGGCGCCCGTCGCCATCGCCCAAACGAGGTGATCGGCGCGCTGATGGACGCCGCGCGCCGCACCAACGAGTACATCCAGCGCACGCAGCCGTGGGCGCTCGCCAAGGATCCCGCGAATGCAGCGCCGCTTGATGTGGTGCTCACCACGCTCATTGCCTCGCTCGCGCAGTGCGCGGCGTGGCTCGCCCCCGTGATGCCGCAGAAGATGCAGGCCCTCTGGGAGCAGCTCGGCGGCACCGGTGACGTCACGCAGGTGCGCCTCGACCAGCCCATCGTGGTCAACGGCTGGCAGGTGAAGAAGGGAGGACCGCTCTTTCCGAAACCGTTGGTTTCGGAGGGTACCACAGAAACAGAATAGGACGGAGTACGACAGAGTACCACGGAGGACCACAGAGGGGCGCCGATCCATCTCGGCGCCCCGTTGTCGTACTCTGTCGTACTCTGTCGTACTCTGTCGTACTCTGTCGTACTCTGTCGTACTCTGAACTTCAGTCCGTAATCTTCCCCGCCGGCATCACGAACGTCAGCGGATCCATCGGCTTCCCGTTGCGCATGATCTCGTAGTGCAGGTGCGGTCCGGTGCTGAGTCCCGAGTTGCCGACCCTCGCGATCATCTGCCCGCGCACCACGCGCTGTCCGACCGACGCCATCAGCTTCGAGGCGTGCGCGTAGATCGAGACGAGTCCGTTGCCGTGGTCAATCTGCACCATCAGGCCGTAGCCCTGCTCGCGTCCGGCCTTGATGACGCGACCCGCGGCCGGCGCGACGATCGGCGCCCCCATTGGCGCCACCACGTCCACGCCCTCGTGCGCGCGCGACACGTGCAGAATGGGATGGAACCGGCTCTTCGAGAACTGGCTCGTGAGCCACCCGGCCGTCGGCATGATCGATGGCAGGTTCGCCATGCGCTCGGCGTGCAGCACCAGCGTGTCGCTCACTGCACGGAAGCTGGCCGACAGTTCCGACGCGCGGCGAATCATTCCTTCGAGATCGGGGCGCGAGCCACCGAAGCCGAGGCGGCCCAGGAAAGGCCGGCTCGCGAACCGCTGCGGCTTCTCGGGTGCCAGACCCATTGGCTTTGCCGGCACCGCGCCCTCCGTGATCGTTCCCGCGTCGGCGGTCGCCAGCTCCTTCTGCGCCACCTCGCCGGTCGAGTCGGGATCGATGCCGGCCAGTGTGCGAATGCGCTGATCCTGCTGCTCGATCTGCGCGATCGTATCGACCAGGGCCTGCAGTCGCCCATCGATGGACGCCAACTCCTGCTTGAGCCGTTCGTTCTCCCGCGCCGCCATTCGCGCCGAGGGCGTCGCCCACGGCGTGAAGAGCACCGCCGCAGCCGAACCAATCAGCAGAAGCAGCGCGACGGCCACGCCGACCAACACGCGCAGGCGTCGCTCGCCCAGCACGAAGCTTCGTGGCGAGTCGGTGCCGTCAGGCACGATGAGAATGGTCCAGCGACGAGGCATCGGCGCAATTTAGCCCACCGGCGCACGCCGGCAACGCGGGCTCCGTAGAAAACCCGAACGCCGAATTTCATCGCGCGCCGTCGTTGCTCCCCAGTCGAGCTGTTGCCGTTCTTGTATCCGTGTTCCGCCGTGTTCGACCGTGTCATCCGTTGGTGGTCAGCAGAAAAGCATGAGGGCCGCGCCCTCGCGGACGCGGCCCCCTCCCACCACGACGTCTGACTACGGCTTCTTCGTGAAGTCCACCGTCGGCGCTTCCTTCGCCGCCGCGCTGGTCACCTCGAAATAATCGCGCGCCTTCGCGCCCGTCACCTTGGCGGTCAGCACCTGCGGGAACTTCCGGATGTACGCGTTGTACGTCCCCACCGCGTCGTTGTAGTCCTTGCGGGCCACCGCGATGCGGTTCTCGGTGCCGGTCAGCTCATCCTGCAGCTGCAGGAAGTTCTGGTCCGACTTGAGCTGCGGATACGCCTCCACGGTCACCATCAGCCGGCTCAGCGCGCCGGTGAGCGCCTGGTTGGCGTCCGCCATCTGGGCCATGTTGCCGCCCTTGATCGCGCCCGTCAGCCCGGCCCGCGCTTCCGTGACCTTCACGAACACATCCTGCTCCTGCTGCGCAAAACCCTTGACCGTGTTCACCAGGTTCGGCACCAGGTCGGCGCGACGCTGCAGCTGCACTTCGATGTCCTGCTTGGCCTTCGCGGCCGCTTCGTCGTAGCTCTGGATCGTGTTGTACCCACACCCCGCGAGGAACAAGGGAAGCAGGAGTAACCAACCGCGACGTAGCATCTGTCTCTCACTCCGTAAAGGAAAAGGGGAACTGCCTGGCAGCGCTCGGCTCGCTAGCCGCTCCGCCACCATATCTCACTCGGCGCACCGCGCCGTCAAATCACCCGGTCAACATCCGCTATCCGCCATCCGCCATCCGCGATCAGCCATCCGCCATCCGCCATCAGCCATCCGCCGTCAGCCATCCGCCTGAACACCATCGAGCCAGGCGGCCAGTCTCTCCAGCCCATCATGGCATCCGCGCACCACGCCCGCCGCCGCCTTGTCGCCGATCTTCGCCATGCCGCGCCGGTGCGCGATGAGCGCCAGGAACGGCGCCGCATCGAAGCCGGCCTTCGCCGCCACGTCTCGCGCCACCTGCTCGGAATCGAGGTATGGCGCCGACAGCCCGTCCGTGAGCCGCAGCGCCGCCCGGAAGATCGCGAAGATGGTGCCGTGCGCCGCCTCCAGCAGCTGGCGCTGCGCCGCACCTTCCCCATGCCGCGCCTGCATCTCGCGCCGCAACTGGATCAGCTTCCCCATCACTTCCCGCTCGAGCTGCAGCCGCAGGTCGTGACGTGACACCGACAGTCCCTCGGTGTGCAGCGCGCCGTGCAGCACGCGATGCGCCGAGAGGATATCGGCATACTCGATGGCGAAGACGTCGGCGCTTGTGCGCCACTCCGCGGACGTCAGCGTGAGCGGGGCCGGGTGGCCAGCCTGCATCCACGCGCGCGTGGCGGCGCCCGCGGCCGGCAGCGCCTGGTCGGCGAGCGTCCGCACGATCACCAGCACGTCAATGGTCCCCGTCGGCGGGCCGGAGTGCCGGGCCGCCGAGCCGTAGAGCACCACTGCTTCGAGCGCGTCGCCATGCGCCGCGCGCAGCTGCTCCACCAGGTTGTCCAGCGTCATCTTGGCCATGTCACCAACTCCCGCTTGATCCGCCGCCAGAGAAACCGCCGCCGCCACCAAACCCGCCGAACCCGCCGCCGCCGAACCCACCGCCGCCAAATCCGCCGCGGCCTCGACCACCGCTGCTGAGCGCCTGGCCAAGCAGGAACCAGAGCAACCCGTTCCCACCCCGGCGGCGCCCGCCCGCCAGCAACATGAAGAAGAGAAGGAAGCCAAGGACGAACAGTCCCGGCGGAATCCCCGGCGACCGGCGTTGCGGTGGCGCACGCGGTGCCGCGAATGAGGTGTCCAGCGCGAAGCCGAACTCACGCGCGTACGACTCCGCCACGCGCAGCGTCATCAGCTCCAGCGCCGCGCCATAGTCCGCCCGTTGCAGGAACGGGAGCGCCTCGCGACGGATGTCACC
This region of Gemmatimonadaceae bacterium genomic DNA includes:
- a CDS encoding LemA family protein, which encodes MLRRGWLLLLPLFLAGCGYNTIQSYDEAAAKAKQDIEVQLQRRADLVPNLVNTVKGFAQQEQDVFVKVTEARAGLTGAIKGGNMAQMADANQALTGALSRLMVTVEAYPQLKSDQNFLQLQDELTGTENRIAVARKDYNDAVGTYNAYIRKFPQVLTAKVTGAKARDYFEVTSAAAKEAPTVDFTKKP
- a CDS encoding M23 family metallopeptidase; translation: MPRRWTILIVPDGTDSPRSFVLGERRLRVLVGVAVALLLLIGSAAAVLFTPWATPSARMAARENERLKQELASIDGRLQALVDTIAQIEQQDQRIRTLAGIDPDSTGEVAQKELATADAGTITEGAVPAKPMGLAPEKPQRFASRPFLGRLGFGGSRPDLEGMIRRASELSASFRAVSDTLVLHAERMANLPSIMPTAGWLTSQFSKSRFHPILHVSRAHEGVDVVAPMGAPIVAPAAGRVIKAGREQGYGLMVQIDHGNGLVSIYAHASKLMASVGQRVVRGQMIARVGNSGLSTGPHLHYEIMRNGKPMDPLTFVMPAGKITD
- the dnaE gene encoding DNA polymerase III subunit alpha; the protein is MSFVHLHCHSEFSLLDGANRIDDLIERALEFEQPALAITDHGNLHAAWEFQEKARKASLRPIIGMEAYVASGDRRARTRGGPGERNYYHLILLAQNLTGYRNLVKLSSLAYTEGFYGKPRVDREILAKYNEGIIVSSACMAGEIATHLLADRADEARHAAEWYADVFKDRYYLEVQAHNSGEQKRLNERVLALAGTLNLPVVATNDAHFLRAEDHDAHDILLCIGLKKDRTDADRMRYDRGLYFKSAPEVQEFFPGRPDVLENTLAVADQVDVQFGKKYHVPSFPLPKGVKTENELLVRLAAAGITERYGNPVPSPVKERLDYELDVITTTGYAGYFLIVADFIKAARDRGIPVGPGRGSAAGSIVAYALRITDVCPLKYDLLFERFLNPERVSMPDIDVDFCEERRGEVIEYVREKYGRDSVGQIITFGTLKSRAAIKDVGRVLGFTPGETDAIAKLIPNAPNYSLTVKEAITKVPEVHKLYEQDERHQQLFDFAIALEGLSRHAGIHAAGIVIAPGPLDEYVPVCTQESKGSGAGADDRVVVTQYDMNMLEKAGMLKMDFLGLTTLTVIHDALAAIKARHGTVIDLDAIPYDDDATYRMLRAGRTAGVFQFESPLATDMVRAMRADRFDDLVASNALLRPGPLDAGMHKVYCRRKKGEEPVSYALPELEEILAPTYGVITYQEQVMRIAQRLAGISLAEADVLRKAVGKKDAELIRKEIGKFVEKSLARGYDKRIIDDLAGQIETFGRYGFNKSHSVAYSVLSYQTAYLKAHFPEEFMASLLSMCIGDTDSVVKYINEARDLGLQILPPDVNESGYKFTVVGDKRIRFGLGAVRNVGRSAIDSIIAARREHPITTLYELCERVDLRTCNKRVFEALIFAGALDGLGHRAQLAAALDGAMQSASLVQHERTSGQGSLFGDNGGATADSKQQIAPTLPTIKPLSESERLQREKEILGFYISGHPLEPFRAEVELLASHTVSALGQWTDAPVAIGCVVTAIRRQVSKKSGAEFARLVVEDFSGAGEVLVFPEAWAALGERVQTDVPVLLKGSYSRRDQGVDNPTFIVESVTRLAELRTTGQIAVAIELAAGSDLAGAVMKDVRAVAESHPGAAPLELHWRGADGATTRFRSSSLHVSTAGASLLELRALLGEERVRLVRGS
- a CDS encoding class I tRNA ligase family protein, with protein sequence MPRFFLTTAIDYANGEPHLGHALEKVGADAIARFHRQLGYDVHFLIGMDEHGQKVAQTAEKQGVPPQQFVDDIAALFQAMWAQLGVRYDQFIRTTSPAHKAGVTKLIEQIFAADASLPADRRNFYERSYTGLYCVGCESFKQPADIVDGKCATHPTRTLEEVTEHNWFFRLSAYTGRLQQLFAENPSFLEPESRRNEILQLLEQGLDDISASRSRFDWGVPFPRPLSNGDVQTTYVWFDALPNYWTARFFPGFEQKAAWPAHLHVIGKDITRFHTVIWPAMLMAAGETLPAQVWAHGFISLGGERFSKSAGVKLTLGEAIDRYGVDAFRYYLLRDVPYDGDGSFSWERFEEVYNSDLANTLGNLGSRSIAMVEKYRGGVVPSVAPDAELFAAHDASLAQARAAVDGARRHRPNEVIGALMDAARRTNEYIQRTQPWALAKDPANAAPLDVVLTTLIASLAQCAAWLAPVMPQKMQALWEQLGGTGDVTQVRLDQPIVVNGWQVKKGGPLFPKPLVSEGTTETE
- the ricT gene encoding regulatory iron-sulfur-containing complex subunit RicT; translated protein: MEHLIEVAFKGNRREFFRWAFEAPPPVRAAIIVDVERGEDLGRVHATGELAERRKTGTTHGKEQREPLRAALRLATADDIARADVLRADDESARRFAVQKARALNLQMKISDAEWQWDRRRLTFYFTAEERVDFRTLVRQLEAHFGVRVQMWHIGPRDEAKRLDGVGHCGRQLCSASWLPELLPVKTSLAKEQRLSTITPTQISGACGRLMCCLRYEHEFYVQARKRFPKQGKIVQTLQGEEKVDATDIFRDLVTLRNPAGDVRVIPLAQFKRELAGEPVSMEDMEPESEDESSDDRESLEGAVTLQRAAERPTRPAARPESRREAQRPTAPSPTRFDGRGDRRTPSGGEGDPRSARPEPPRADATRADAARPDAARPDASRRDVNRQTPARQEPGQSGSAPMTGAPAGDRPATGAPLDAASQDAAQDADQRRGRRRRGRRGGRRHRGDRNPGTPGGNDHNGGADDAPSSNPND
- a CDS encoding acetyl-CoA carboxylase carboxyltransferase subunit alpha, whose amino-acid sequence is MGSSALEFEKPILELERQIEEMRRSSTEQSINITAELAPLEHKLSELRREVYRNLAPVQKVMVARNSRRPFTLDYLKLCFTDFIELHGDRAFRDDAAIVGGWARLEGETVMIIGHQRGRDTKENIHRNFGMPHPEGYRKALRLMRLAEKFHVPVLTFIDTPGAWAGLGAEERGQSEAIARNLFVMSELQVPIIATVIGEGGSGGALALGVADRILMFEHSVYSVITVEGCAAILWKDGKSPEMRERAASALRITAPELLELGVIDEILPEPEGGAHADHAAAAATLKERLLENLEELRKLKPEKLVRRRREKFMKMGQFEE
- a CDS encoding nucleotidyltransferase domain-containing protein — its product is MAKMTLDNLVEQLRAAHGDALEAVVLYGSAARHSGPPTGTIDVLVIVRTLADQALPAAGAATRAWMQAGHPAPLTLTSAEWRTSADVFAIEYADILSAHRVLHGALHTEGLSVSRHDLRLQLEREVMGKLIQLRREMQARHGEGAAQRQLLEAAHGTIFAIFRAALRLTDGLSAPYLDSEQVARDVAAKAGFDAAPFLALIAHRRGMAKIGDKAAAGVVRGCHDGLERLAAWLDGVQADG